From Populus trichocarpa isolate Nisqually-1 chromosome 19, P.trichocarpa_v4.1, whole genome shotgun sequence, a single genomic window includes:
- the LOC127904791 gene encoding uncharacterized protein LOC127904791 has translation MIKDVWFTLEFQRRSESARRNRLTKTDGKISTHSGGTVSFASYRANMQEEAGGKEPPWDDVFSALHQSAKQSGSFVDNKSKKVVENYKMEMISKYGTNRENHPSFDGAAWCVASGGVTKGRVYGAPRMPKSIVSTSSSSHSYSVESSYPSSSLRALQKEINNKEEEIKKKDDFILEMKRQMDSMKEYLVNNLGYHGGTSNIGQDIPPPMAPKIMTPMGPTSQLIYRPTPRSLYPDPSCVDPQYHGSSSQPTP, from the exons atgatcaaagatGTTTGGTTCACCCTTGAATTTCAAAGGAGGTCTGAATCCGCTAGGAGGAATCGATTAACTAAAACAGATGGCAAAATAAGCACTCATTCTGGAGGAACAGTGTCATTTGCATCATATCGAGCTAACAtg caaGAGGAAGCTGGTGGAAAAGAACCTCCATGGGATGATGTCTTTTCAGCTTTGCATCAAAGTGCTAAGCAGTCTGGTAGCTTCGTCGAcaacaagtctaaaaaagtggtt gaaaattataaaatggagatgatttcaaagtatggaactaatcgggaaaatcatccttcatttgatggAGCAGCTTGGTGTGTGGCTTCAGGAGGAGTTACAAAGGGTAGGGTATATGGTGCACCTCGTATGCCAAAATCTATAGTTAGTACAAGCTCTTCATCACATTCCTACTCGGTGGAGTCATCATATCCCAGTTCATCGTTAAGAGCATTGCAAAAGgagataaataataaagaagaggagataaagaaaaaagatgattttattcttgaaatgaaacggcagatggattccatgaaagaatatctTGTGAACAATCTTGGATACCATGGTGGGACATCAAATATTGGCCAAGATATACCACCACCTATGGCTCCCAAGATAATGACACCTATGGGTCCCACATCTCAACTAATTTATCGACCTACACCTCGATCACTATATCCTGATCCATCTTGTGTCGATCCACAATATCATGGTTCGTCTTCGCAACCAACACCatga
- the LOC18108018 gene encoding legumin B yields the protein MGSCSLLSLTLCFLVLFNCCFAQIEQVSSRHGQQQQGRQRRSQRSECQIDRINALEPARKIRSEAGVTEIWDENDEQFQCAGVVVIRHTINNRGLLLPAYSNTPKLIYVEQGRGIQGAVFPGCPETFQSSGNSSQDRRESSEDQHQKVRKVREGDVVALPSGVADWFYNNGDSPLVLVQLLDTSNPANQLDQDFREFFLAGNPRQESQNEGESWREQHERSRNVFSGFNEQILAEAFNIDTKLARRMQNENDNRGIIVRAQHELQVISPRQSQEEEERQQESRRSTRRRHEDNGVEETFCTARLKLNINDPEDADVFNPRAGRLTTVNSLNLPILRHVQLSAERGVLYANALMSPHWNINAHSIMYITGGNGRIQIVGDNGQAVFDGQVRKGQVVTAPQNFAVVMKAGSQGLEWVSFKTNDNAQISQLAGRVSTIRALPDEVVANSFQISREDARRLKNNRDEVSVLTASRQSQYERD from the exons ATGGGTTCTTGTTCTTTGTTATCTCTTACTCTTTGCTTTCTTGTTCTCTTCAATTGTTGCTTTGCACAAATAGAGCAAGTATCCTCACGACATGGCCAGCAACAGCAGGGGCGCCAACGACGCTCTCAACGTAGCGAATGTCAAATTGATAGGATCAATGCCCTCGAGCCTGCTCGAAAGATCAGATCAGAGGCTGGTGTCACTGAGATTTGGGACGAGAATGATGAGCAGTTTCAGTGCGCTGGAGTTGTAGTTATCCGTCATACCATTAACAACCGAGGCCTCTTGTTGCCTGCATACTCCAATACACCTAAGCTCATCTATGTAGAACAAG GTAGGGGCATTCAGGGAGCTGTATTTCCTGGCTGTCCAGAGACGTTCCAATCATCAGGAAATTCTTCTCAAGATCGAAGAGAAAGCTCCGAAGACCAGCACCAGAAGGTTCGAAAAGTAAGAGAGGGTGATGTAGTTGCCTTGCCTTCGGGAGTTGCTGATTGGTTTTATAACAATGGTGATTCACCTCTCGTTCTTGTTCAACTTCTCGACACAAGCAATCCTGCCAACCAGCTTGATCAGGATTTCAGG gAATTTTTCCTGGCTGGAAACCCACGACAAGAATCACAAA ACGAAGGTGAAAGTTGGAGAGAACAGCATGAAAGATCTCGCAATGTCTTCAGCGGTTTCAACGAGCAAATCCTTGCAGAAGCTTTCAACATTGACACCAAACTAGCAAGAAGGATGCAGAACGAAAATGATAACAGAGGAATCATTGTCCGAGCTCAGCATGAACTTCAGGTGATCAGTCCACGACAGAGTCAAGAGGAGGAAGAAAGACAACAAGAATCCCGAAGGAGCACACGTCGTCGTCATGAGGACAACGGTGTGGAGGAAACTTTCTGCACCGCTAGGTTGAAGCTCAACATCAATGATCCAGAAGATGCTGATGTGTTTAATCCACGTGCCGGACGCCTCACTACTGTCAACAGCCTCAATCTCCCCATCCTTCGACATGTCCAGCTTAGCGCTGAGAGAGGTGTCCTTTACGCA AATGCTTTGATGTCACCACATTGGAACATCAATGCCCACAGCATAATGTACATCACAGGAGGAAATGGAAGGATTCAGATTGTTGGAGACAATGGACAGGCAGTATTTGATGGACAAGTTCGTAAGGGTCAAGTAGTAACAGCACCACAAAACTTTGCAGTGGTGATGAAGGCTGGAAGCCAAGGGCTCGAGTGGGTATCATTCAAGACTAATGACAACGCACAAATCAGTCAATTGGCAGGACGAGTCTCTACCATCCGGGCCTTGCCTGACGAAGTGGTAGCAAACTCATTCCAGATCTCAAGGGAAGATGCCAGGAGGCTTAAGAACAACAGGGATGAAGTTAGTGTTCTTACTGCGTCCCGTCAATCACAATATGAAAGGGATTAA
- the LOC18108019 gene encoding legumin B — translation MSSSTLFSLTLCFLVLFNCCFAQIEQVTSRHDQQQARRRSFQQSECQLQRINALEPARRIKSEAGVTEIWDENDEQFQCAGVAVIRHTIQQRGLLLPAYSNAPKLVYVEQGRGIQGAVFPGCPETFQSSGQFSRDRSQRSEDQHQKVRQVREGDVVALPSGVADWFYNDGDSPLVLVQLLDTSNPANQLDQDFRNFFLAGNPQRELQSQRSSYQRDQFEGQRERQDEGESRRHQQDRHRNVFGGFDEKILAEAFNIDTRLARSMRNEKDNRGIIVRAEHELQVVSPHQSREEEEREIEYRGGRGGGFNGIEETFCTARLKHNINDPERADFFNPRAGRLTTVNSLNLPILRSVQLSVERGVLYPNALMSPHWNMNAHSIIYITRGNGRIQIVGDNGQTIFDGEVREGQVVTAPQSFAVVKKAGSQGFEWVSFKTNDNAQVSELAGRVSTIRGLPVEVVANSFQISREDARRLKNNREEVSVFSPSQSGRSEEIA, via the exons ATGTCTTCCTCTACTTTGTTTTCTCTTACACTTTGCTTTCTTGTTCTCTTCAATTGTTGCTTTGCGCAGATAGAGCAAGTGACCTCGCGACATGACCAGCAACAAGCGCGACGACGCAGCTTTCAACAAAGCGAATGCCAACTTCAGAGGATCAATGCCCTCGAGCCTGCTCGGAGGATTAAATCAGAGGCTGGTGTCACTGAAATTTGGGACGAAAATGATGAGCAGTTTCAATGTGCTGGTGTTGCAGTTATCCGCCATACCATTCAGCAGCGAGGCCTCTTGTTGCCTGCATACTCTAATGCCCCTAAGCTTGTCTATGTAGAGCAAG GAAGGGGCATTCAGGGAGCTGTATTCCCAGGCTGTCCAGAGACATTCCAATCATCAGGGCAGTTTTCTCGTGATCGAAGTCAACGCTCCGAAGACCAGCACCAGAAGGTTCGACAAGTAAGAGAGGGTGATGTAGTTGCCTTGCCTTCGGGAGTTGCTGATTGGTTTTATAACGATGGTGATTCACCTCTCGTTCTTGTTCAACTTCTGGACACAAGCAATCCTGCCAACCAGCTTGATCAGGATTTCAGG aattttttccTTGCTGGCAACCCACAACGAGAATTGCAAAGCCAAAGAAGCTCATACCAGAGAGACCAGTTTGAAGGTCAACGTGAACGCCAAGACGAAGGTGAAAGTCGGAGACACCAGCAAGACAGGCACCGCAATGTCTTCGGCGGCTTTGATGAGAAAATCCTGGCAGAAGCTTTCAACATTGACACCAGACTAGCAAGAAGCATGAGGAACGAAAAAGATAACAGAGGCATCATTGTCCGAGCTGAGCATGAGCTTCAGGTGGTAAGTCCTCATCAGAGCCGAGAGGAAGAAGAACGTGAAATTGAATACCGAGGGGGACGAGGTGGTGGATTCAATGGCATAGAGGAAACTTTCTGTACTGCTAGGTTGAAGCACAACATCAATGACCCAGAACGTGCTGATTTCTTTAATCCACGTGCTGGACGCCTCACCACTGTCAACAGCCTCAATCTCCCTATCCTTCGATCTGTCCAGCTTAGTGTTGAGAGAGGTGTACTCTACCCG AACGCTTTGATGTCACCACATTGGAATATGAATGCCCACAGCATAATCTACATCACCAGGGGAAATGGAAGGATTCAGATTGTTGGAGACAATGGACAAACGATATTTGATGGAGAAGTCCGCGAGGGTCAAGTAGTTACAGCACCACAAAGCTTTGCAGTAGTGAAGAAGGCAGGAAGCCAAGGGTTCGAGTGGGTATCATTTAAAACCAACGACAATGCACAAGTTAGTGAATTGGCTGGACGTGTCTCCACCATCCGAGGCTTGCCAGTGGAAGTGGTAGCAAATTCATTCCAGATCTCAAGGGAAGATGCTAGGAGGCTTAAGAACAACAGGGAGGAAGTTAGCGTTTTTAGTCCTTCACAATCTGGAAGGAGTGAAGAGATTGCATGA